The following nucleotide sequence is from Mesobacillus jeotgali.
GAAAAAGGACAATACTATAAAAGTTTGCAACAAAGGTGAATGAATCTCTAAAAAAACTCCCTCACCAGTCCGATACTAAATAATATAATATACCCTTTTTATTTTTGAAATATGCGGACGTGGTGATGGATGTGGACAAACTGTATTTACCGCTTGCAGCAATCATACCTCTGCTGCTCTTGTTTTATTTGTTGATCCGAAAACAAAATAGCATGATGAAATCCATCCTGATGTTCCTGTTTGTTTTTACTTCGATCCTCGGCGCTTTCCTGATGGAAAATGTGCAGGCTTCCCATGTTGCCAAAGCCGTTCAGTCAGTTAAAAGCTGGCTTGAAGAGCCTGAACCCTCTGCCGAAAGGGCACCTGTGATCATCGAAAATGAAGAACCTGATATCATCCCGATTAAAAAACAGGTAATCCTTGACGCTCCAGTTATCTGGCAAATGCCTGAGCTCCCAAGAGGATGTGAGGTCACAAGTTTGGCGATGCTGCTGCAGCATCAAGGGGTACAAACTGACAAGCTGACACTCGCAAGAGAAGTGAAGAAAAACCCTGCACAATACCGTCTCAATGATGGCAAAATTTATTTTGGCGACCCGAATAAAGGGTTTGTCGGCAATATGTATACCTACACAGAACCAGGACTTGGAGTCTACCACAAGCCGATTGCCGACCTGGCCGAACAGTATCTTCCCGGCAAAATAAAAGATTTGACGGGCGCAGAATTACAAGAGCTGAAAATCCACCTGTCGGATGGCCGGCCGGTTTGGGTAATCACGAACACGGAATATAAGAAGCTTGACGAAAGCTTTTTCCAGACATGGTACACGCCTGACGGGCCCGTAAAAGTAACCATGAAGGAGCATTCGGTCCTGATTACAGGCTATGATGAAAATTTCATTTACTTCAATGACCCATTAACGGGTGAAAAAAATAAAAAAGCACCCATGAAAGACTTCGTGGAAGCCTGGGTGCAAATGGGAAGGCAGGCCATTACCTACCTTCCCTGATTTTTAAGACTGCAATACTTTTTGAGCCTCATACTCCTTCTGGAAGGAGTATTTTTTTTCGACATATACATCATGCCACATCATGAACATCAATACCGTCCAGATTTTGCGGCTGTTATCGGCCTTGTTCTGGCAGTGGTCATCCAATAGCTTCAAAAGGTATGACTTATTGATGAGATGTTCTGTGTTGCTTTCCTTGATGATATTCTTTGCCCATTCATTCATTTCATTCTTCAGCCAGTGGCGGATCGGCACCGGGAAGCCCAGCTTTTTGCGGGTTAACACGTGCTCAGGAACCACACCTTCAGCCGCTTTACGTAAGATATACTTCGTTGTATTGTTAGCCGTCTTCAGGCTTGTAGGAATCTTCGAAGCTGTTTCGAAAACAATCTTATCCAGGAATGGAACACGAAGCTCAAGTGAATGAGCCATCGTCATTTTATCAGCCTTCAATAAAATGTCACCGCGCATCCATGTATGGATATCGATATATTGCATCGTATCAACTGGGTCATATCCTCTGCTCTCTCTGTAAAGAGGCTTCGTGATATCCCTGTAATCGTACTGTCCGTTATACACGTGCAGCAGCTCGCTCTTCTCTTTTTCAGAGAACATCTTCGCATTTCCGATATAACGCTCTTGCATTGGTGTCACGCCGCGTTCAATGAAGCTTTTCCCCTTCATTCCCTCTGGCATCATTTTCGCGATGCCTTTCAGCATGACCTTCCCTGCCTGAGGGATTTTGTTGAACATCTCAAGATCTTGCGGTTCACGGTAGATATTATATCCGCCGAACAATTCATCCGCACCCTCACCAGAGAGAACAACCGTTACATGCTTCCGTGCTTCACGGGCAACGAAATACAAAGGGATCGCTGCTGGGTCGGCAAGCGGGTCATCCATATGCCACATGATCTTCGGCAGTTCATCCATGTATTCCTGCGGACTGATCACATAGCTGATGTTTTCGACACCAAGTCGATCAGCTGTTTCCTTCGCGACGTCAATTTCGCTGAATCCATTCTGTTCAAAACCAACAGAGAATGTCTTGATCCCAGGGTGATACTGCTTCGCAATCGACGCGATAATGGAGGAATCGATTCCGCCAGAAAGGAATGATCCAACAGGCA
It contains:
- a CDS encoding C39 family peptidase: MDVDKLYLPLAAIIPLLLLFYLLIRKQNSMMKSILMFLFVFTSILGAFLMENVQASHVAKAVQSVKSWLEEPEPSAERAPVIIENEEPDIIPIKKQVILDAPVIWQMPELPRGCEVTSLAMLLQHQGVQTDKLTLAREVKKNPAQYRLNDGKIYFGDPNKGFVGNMYTYTEPGLGVYHKPIADLAEQYLPGKIKDLTGAELQELKIHLSDGRPVWVITNTEYKKLDESFFQTWYTPDGPVKVTMKEHSVLITGYDENFIYFNDPLTGEKNKKAPMKDFVEAWVQMGRQAITYLP
- the asnB gene encoding asparagine synthase (glutamine-hydrolyzing), with translation MCGFIGCVHENAQEFSGDDKQLFKNMNDIITHRGPDDDGYFYDEHIQFGFRRLSIIDLEAGHQPLTYENERYWIIFNGEIYNYLELREELIEEGLSFETHSDTEVIIALYSHLKEQAVDKLRGMFAFVIWDKQEQVLYGARDHFGIKPFFYFEDGDRTFFGSEKKSILLALENDVLDYKALQHYLTYQFVPEPNTMSEGIYKLEPGHYFTKKIGSPMEIKRYWKASFSPIHKTEDEFTKEIRDVLFESVKIHMRSDVPVGSFLSGGIDSSIIASIAKQYHPGIKTFSVGFEQNGFSEIDVAKETADRLGVENISYVISPQEYMDELPKIMWHMDDPLADPAAIPLYFVAREARKHVTVVLSGEGADELFGGYNIYREPQDLEMFNKIPQAGKVMLKGIAKMMPEGMKGKSFIERGVTPMQERYIGNAKMFSEKEKSELLHVYNGQYDYRDITKPLYRESRGYDPVDTMQYIDIHTWMRGDILLKADKMTMAHSLELRVPFLDKIVFETASKIPTSLKTANNTTKYILRKAAEGVVPEHVLTRKKLGFPVPIRHWLKNEMNEWAKNIIKESNTEHLINKSYLLKLLDDHCQNKADNSRKIWTVLMFMMWHDVYVEKKYSFQKEYEAQKVLQS